The sequence ACCAGGGAGATGGCCATGGAGACCGACAAGATGAGCAAATACTGTTTGAATGAAGCTTCAGCGGTAGGAATCTTGATCACGATATAGGCCAGCAACGGGATCCATGGGAAGTGGCCGAGCCCAAGGATCTTGGTGAATCCATATCGCGCATAGAGCCCCATCATCAGCATCGCGCTCGCGAGAAAATTCATGAAGATGAGCTGGGCGACCGCTTCCTGCCAGAAGGCGAGACTGGCCATGTTGACGAGCATGAGAAACAGTACCCACAGGGAGACCCATACGGGCTGCTCCATCAATTCAATGAAAAATCGTAATGGGTTTCTCATGCCTGAATTCCTTCTGATGATTGGGATCAGCCGTGTGTTGGTGATCACTGATAAGGGGCGGACACCCGGCTGGATCGATAGCGCCGACCGGATGTCCGCTGGACTACCGCACTAGAACGTGATGACCTGATACCCCTGAGACACAAGCTTCTTGAAGCTTGGATGGCCGTCGTATTCGCCTGCCAGCTTCACTCCGCAGGCCACGACTTTGTCCTTCACACCGAACGCCCCGGCGCAAAAGTCGCACGCCCCGCTGATTCGATCTTTCACCGCCACGTAGAGCCCGTGGGCCATGTGATCGGGCTTCTCCAGTTCCGGAATCCACTTGGGCCCGGCGCCATCGAAAATGAGTTGAACGTCGTCGTGGGCGTCCTTGAACTCTTTGACAGCTTCCATCGCATTCACCACGCGCCCGAGGCTTTCATGAGTCTCCGTATCAGCCAAAATCACAATGGCGACTTTCGACATCGTGCACTCCTTTCAAGAGACAAACAGATAAATGATGATGAACATCTCCGCCTCCTGTGTGTGGCGGAAGCGACCTCATGCCGCAACGATCGCGCACTCTACCGTCGATAGGCTTGGTGCATCTGTAGTCTGGCTTACATTACCCGACTTCATTTTTTTCCGAAAACGTGTGGTGTGCCTTACAGAAGATTGGCGAGGCCCCGCGTAGGATCGTGCGCAGGATACGAACACACCTATCACGCATAAGGAGGTGCGCTATGACCTGCGAACGATGCGGTGGCCTGATGGTGAGCGAGCGGATCTATGATCTTCAGGGGATGAACAGCGACCTCTGTGCGACCGGCTATCGCTGCCTGCTCTGTGGAGATTTGGTGGACACGGTCATTCTCGCGAACCGATCGCGCTCGACCGGCGCGGTCGAGCCAATGACGCTCAGGAGACCTCGCATGCAGCGCCTCGTAGCGGTATAAGTCACGGCGTGATCACCAATATGGTCACGCGTAGGCAAGCCGATAGTAGACAGAGAGCTATTTCAACTTGTTGTGCCACATCGATCCAGAGCAAGGAATCCACCGGAAAATGGGATGAATGTATGCCACTCGCGCAATTAAAAGGCCTCAGTGGTTTCCTCAGCACAGAGCAAAAGCAGGAGCTGATTCAAAAGGTGACGGATGCGATCGTCTCGGTCGAAGGAGAAGGGTTGCGGCCCGTGACCTGGGTGATTATTGAGGACGTCCCGTCAGGTCAGTGGGGCGTCGGCGGAACACCTGTCACGACCGAAGGGCTGAAGAAGATGGCCGCACAAGGGAAGTAACCGAAGTTCATATCAGGAGGGAGGATTATTATCATGAAATTTCAGATCCACACGAAAGACACGGCTCCGGAAGCGTCGCGGGCGACACTCGACGCCACCGCGAAGAAATACGGGTTTGTGCCAAATTTATATGGTGTGCTGGCCGAATCGCCGTCGGCGGTACAAGCCTATGCGGGGATCAATAAAGCGCTGGAACAGAGTGCGCTCACGCCAGTTGAGCAGCAGATCGTGACGTTGACAGTCAGTGCCGCCAATGGCGGTACCTACTGCATGGGGGCCCATTCCACGGTGGCGCAGATGGTCCATATGCCTGAGCAGCTTCTCGCAGAACTGCGGGAGCAGCGCGACCTTTCCGACGCGAAGCTTAATGCACTGCGCCTATTGGTTGTCTCCGTCCTGCACCACCGAGGATGGGTGCCAGAGGCGGAGCTTACGCAATGTGCAGCGGCAGGCTACACTGAGCGGCATGTGTTGGATGTACTTACCATCGTGGCGCTCAAGACCCTGAGTAACTACGTGAACCACATCGCCCATACCCCGCTTGACTCTCAGTTTGTGGCGCAAGCGTGGACGTCACAGGCAGCTACGGTTGCCTGACACAGCCTTTCATCTGCTCAAGTCCGGCACGAATGAAGGAGGGGCCTGCGCCTGTGAAGACGCGGGCCCCTCCCATGATGTCCTATAGTATGTCGTCGCACTTTACGCCGGCGGCCGCGCACGTCCTCGCGAATGCCGATCGGAGTCGATTGGCTAGTTCCGGCCCGCCATGACACCGCCATCGACATCCCAAATAGCCCCCGTTACCCATTGGGCGTCATCGCTGAGCAAGAAGTTTATGGCGTTTGCCACGTCTTCCGCCGAGCCAATACGGCCGATCGGATGAAAGCTATTGAACGTGGCGAGTGTCTCGTCCATGTCCTGCGGATCAATGAAGGCGTGATAAATGGGCGTCTTGACCACCGCCGGCGACACGGCGTTGACCCGAATGTTGCGGCCGGCCAGCTCCATCGCCATATGCTGCGTGAGAGCATGCAGCCCGGCCTTCGCCATGGAATACGCAGAGGAAGGGGTCGCTTTGATGGCCTGTTTCGCCCACATCGATCCGATATGCACGATGGAGCCGCCACCATTCGCGGCCATGTTCTTTGCGACGGCCTGTGAAATGAAAAAGAGGGCTCGGTTGAGATCCAGATAGGTGTCATAGTTTTGGAGCGTATGGTCAAGAAATGGCGTGGGCTTAAAGTAGCCCGCGGCATTCACCAAGTACGTGATGTGGCGGCGATGGTCCGCTGCAAACGCTACGATGCGTTGGATGCCATCCGGTTCGTACAAGCTGGCTTGAAGCGTTTCAACTGTGCCAAGCGAAGACAGTTCGCGTTGTGCCGTCTCCAGCTTTTCCGATGAACGGCCCACAATCACCGTGGGGACGTCCCGAGCGAGCAAGAGCCGTGCGGTGGCGAGGCCTATTCCGCTGGAACCGCCGACAATCAGGGCGAGTGGCTGATTCGCGCGTTGCATGAGATCACCTCCTTACGTTAAAAGAGCGAGCACCATGTGTAAGGGCAGTCTATGACGCACTCATGCCGAATCAAAGCAGGTACCAGATGGTTCAGTAGGCACTAAGCGGTCCATCTTGATGGGAAGACAGGCGAAAATATTGTCCCGGCGATCCGCCCCAGAACAGAGCGCTCGAATGGTGGAGACCATTTATGGGTGTAAATGGTCGCTGACGGTCTATCAACTCCTGGCCAACGGTATTAAACGGCCGGGGGAGATGGTTCGCAACGTGGAGGGCCTGACGACGAAAGTGCTCAACGAATGTCTTCGCAAGAACGTAGCGTTCGGCATCATCGAGCGTATCGCGTACAACGAAATCCCTCCCCGCGTGGAGTATGTGGTTACGCCGTTCGGCAGGAAATTCATCCGTATTCTGGACGACCTCGACAAGCTGCAGAAGGAAATAGATTCGACCGCTGACAGACGCCTCAGTGAATGAGACGGCTGCGCCTTCCAGGGCATGCTGGCAAGCGGCGATGGAATTGTGCAATTAAGAATCCAGCTTGCTCTTCTTGATGCCCAGCGCTTTGATGCGTGACGCGAGGGTCGTCGGCTTCATGCCGAGTAAGACAGCCGCACCATCTGAGCCAAAGATCTTGCCCTTTGTAAGCCGCAAGGCCTGCATGATGTTCTCCCGCTCCTGGCGTTTCAAATCTTCCCGAGTAGCCAGCCGTGCTGCCGGGGGGGGAAGGGGTGATGGGACGCTGCGCGCGGGCGAGGATTGAAGGGGAATGCGGAGAGCGCTGCCTTGAGAAAGGATGACGGCACGCTCCACGACGTTTTGCAGCTCGCGCACATTACCCGGCCAGTCGTGAGCCGCCAGCTGGCTCAGCACCGCCTGTGTGACGCGTGGGACTCGGCGATTCATGCGTTGGGCGCTCTGAGCGATGAAATGCAGCGCAAGCTTCGGGATGTCCTCACGGCGTTCACGGAGCGGCGGGATGTGGACCGGGAACACGCTGAGACGATAGTAGAGATCTTCTCGAAAACGGCCGGCTTCAATCTCGCGTTTCAGGTCGCGATTGGTCGCCGCGACGATCCGTACATCCACCGGTCGGGTGCGCAGATCGCCGACGCGCTCGAATTCGCCCTCCTGGAGCACCCGTAGCAGCTTCGCCTGCATCGACAGCGGGACTTCCCCGATTTCGTCGAGAAAGAGCGTCCCGCGATCAGCCATTTCGAAACGTCCCGGTCGATCGGCGAGTGCGCCGGTGAAGGCGCCTTTCACGTGGCCGAAGAACTCACTCTCGAACAAGGCGTCAGGCACGGCACTGCAATTCACCTTGATCAAGGGCCGGTCTTTGCGCGGGCTCCGATCATGGGTCGCGCGGGCCACAAGCTCCTTGCCCGTGCCGCTCTCACCGGTAATCAACACCGCCGCATCGGTTGGCGCAACCAGCTGAACTTGACGGAGGACGTGCTGGAGCGCCTGGCTCTCTCCGACGAATTCTCCCATCCCAAGGGCCGCCGTGACCTCCTCACGCAGGTAGAGGTTCTCCTCTTCCAGCCGGGTCCGCAGCAGGCTGATCTCATCGAATGCTCGAGCGTTCACGATGCTGACCGCCGCGTAATCGGCGAATATGCGAAGCCACTCGAAGGCTTCTTCGTCGAGCAGGCCGCGGTCAAAGAGCCCCAGCACTCCGAGTACATCATCCCGGAAGATCAAGGGCTGCGCCGCGAAGGTCCGAACTCCCTCGTGCGCGAACCAGACAGGATCAGCGATCCATTCCTCATCACCGTGAAGCCCAGCCAGCCGGAGAGGCTCGCCGGTCGAAACCACACGCCCAATTTTTCGCTCTCCCATGGGAAACCGATGAAAGGCGCCGTCCAGGCGGCCGTAATCAGCCTGCGGATCGTGCGGGACGCCGGCGCTCGCCACGAGGTGCAAGGACCGGGTGATGTCGGAGGTATCGTTCCGACTTCGACACACCTCGCAGAGCGAATCCGACTCAGCGAGCCAGATACGAGTCAGAACGGTGTTCGGACACTGTGCAATGCCGTCGGTAATCGTGCGCAGCACCGCATCAAGTCCGCGTTGTTGAGCAGTGGAGACCATCACTTGTGGGAGTTTGCGGGGGTCCATTGATGCGTACAGGCTACGAGATTTCGTGCACACATTCAACGACTAATCGTAATCTACGAATAGTCGTTGCTACTGCCCAACGAGAAAAATAACTTTAATCATTGTCTTTTCAATGTCTTATTACGCCTCTCCGATCAGGCACGCCATCTGCTCTATCGATGGTCATCGAACGAGACGGCAAAAAATCAGATCCACTCACAAAGGAGGAACGTATGAATCGCATCGCACATCTCGATCCCCAGACCACCACCGGACCGGCAAAGGCGCTCTTTGAGGGCGTCCAGAAAAAGTTAGGTGTGGTCCCGAATCTCTTTCGAGTCTTGGGCAACGCACCGGCTGCGCTCAAGAGCTACCTCAACTTCAGTGCGGCTCTTGCGGACGGAAGTTTGAGCCCGAAGGTCCGCGAACAGATTGCGCTTGCCGTCGCCGAGACCAATCAATGCGCCTACTGCCTCAGCGCCCATACGTTCATCGCCGGCAAGCTGGGATTGGCCCAGCAGGACCTCGTCGATGCCCGGCAGGCCAATGCGGCCGATCCGCGAACCGATGCCATTCTCAAGCTGGCACGTAACATCGTCGTGCAGCGCGGGGAGCTCGGCGCAACAGGGCTTGAACAGGCACGCAATGCCGGGCTGACCGACGGTGACATCGTCGAAACCGTCGCCCATGTGGCGCTGAACACCTTCAGCAACTACGTCAACCATATCGCAGAAACCGTCATCGATTTTCCGGAGGTGACGCTCACGCGCGGGTGCGCAGCATCTTCTTGCGCCTGTGGCTAGAGGCGGAAGGCCTATGGCGCTTCAGGACATACACCCTCAGTAACTCATAAGAAAGGACACCATCATGACCCTATTCATTCGTTCACTCATCGCGTCACTCACCGCCGTCGTTGCCAGCCTGCCCCTGACATCGCCCTTGTACGCACAGGACCCAAAACCGACCGTATCGCACTACGCCGGACCACGAGAGGATGCGCCGATCCCTCGTCCCGGTCTAACGCCCAAGAAGGGCCGCGTCGCTGTGGTCGTCACCGATCCACAAAACGACTTCCTCAGCCCCAAGGGAGTGGCCTGGGGCGTGGTCGGCCAGAGTGTGCAGGAGAACAACACGGTCGAGAATATTGACAGTCTCTTCAAGGCTGCGAAATCAGCCGGTGTGCCGGTTTTCGTCAGCCCGCACTATTACTACCAGCACGACCATCAGTGGAAGTTCGGCGGGGCGCTCGAAGTGCTGATGCACAACATCGGCATGTTCGATCGCAAGGGCGCGTTGACGCAAGAGGGCTTCACCGGGTCAGGTGCCGATTGGCTCGATCGGTACAAGCCGTATATCGAGGATGGCCGGACAGTGGTCACGAGCCCGCACAAGGTCTTCGGCCCCGAGTCGAACGATCTCATCTTACAGTTGCGCAAGGCCGATATCAGCCAGGTGATTCTGGCCGGCATGTCGGCGAATCTCTGCACAGAGTCACATCTGCGCGAACTGCTGGAACAGGGATTCGAAGTCGTCGTGGTGACTGACGCCACGGCCGCTGCGAAGCTGCCGGGATTCGACGGCTACGAAGCGGCCTTCGTGAACTTCCGCTTGATCGCGAGTGACGTGTGGAGCACCGCTCAGACGGTCAAGACTCTCTCGGCGCTCAAGTAATGATTCGTACCAATAGTCTCACGATCTCTAACCAAGGAGGACCTATGAAAACAGCCATCATTATCATGTCCGATCCGAAGAGCGGTTCGGAGGAAGCGCTCGGGCGAGTCTTTAACGCGCTGGCGCTCGCATCTGAAAGCAAACAGAAGGGGGATGAGGTCGCCGTGGTGTTCAACGGCGCCGGCACACGGTGGCCGGCCGAACTGACCAAGCTCTCGCATCCGGCCAACGGGCTCTATAATTCGGTTCGCGACGTCGTGCAGGGCGCCTCCTGCGGATGCGCGGATGTCTTTGGGGCCAAAGACGGCGTGGAAGCGTGCGGCGTGCCACTGAAGAAAGACAACGCCCTGACCGGAACGTCGGGCCTCTTGAGCCTACGCCGGTATGTGGCGGACGGATGGCAGACGATCGTATTTTGAGCCGCGCTCATTGTGGCGGCTGGGAGCGGACTCCTGGCCGCCAGGGGGGCTGACGGCCTGCGAGGGAAAACCGATGGCAACGAAATATCTCGATCTGACATTTACAGATTCGGTGTACCGCGCGCAGAAACAGTACTACGGAACCACGGGCACGATCACCGGCGCACCCGAACGGGACCCGCTTGGCCAGGCCGAGGCCGAATTCATTGCGGCGCGAGACAGCTTCTACCTGGGGTCTATCAGCGAAAGCGGATGGCCCTACATTCAGCATCGCGGAGGGCCTCAGGGTTTTTTGCGAGTCATCGACGAAACGACTCTGGCGTTCGCCGATTACAAGGGAAATCGGCAATTGCTCACGACCGGCAACGTCTCCGTGAACGACCGCGTCGCGCTGTTTCTCATGGACTACAAGAACCGCGCCCGGCTGAAACTTCTTGGTCATGCCCGTGTCGAGGACGCCCGTGTCCATCCGGAACTCGTCGCGCAGATCGCCGATTCGAAGATGCGGTCGAGCGTGGAGCGCCTGGTCTTTATCGATGTCGTCTCCTTCGACTGGAACTGCCCGAAATACATCACGCCCCGCTACGCGATTGGCGAGGTCGAAGAGCTGGCAGAACCGCTGCGAAAGCGGATTGCCGAACTCGAGGCGCAACTGCGCGCCCATAACAAATAACCGGCTCCGGCGAGACAGCCCGCTTGTTATCCGAGCGGGCTGGCGTACACAGGTTCCGGCATGCGCACACAACCGCGCATCACAACAGGAGAGGTGAGCCATGGATACGATTTCTCGCAGACGCTTTTTGCAATTGGTGGCGGCGACCGGCGGCACGCTGACGTTCGGCAATCTGGCCGCGCAGGTGTTGAGACTGTCATCCGGAACAGGCGTCGCATACGCGGGCGAACCGATCAAGATCGGCATCCTCGACCCGCTGTCCAGCCCTTATAAAACCTCCTCGATTCACGATGTACATGGGGCTAACGTGGCCGTGGATCTCTTCAATAAGAGCGGCGGGGTACTGGGGCGTCCGGTGGCGATCTTGGAAGCCGACGACGCCTCGAACGTCCAGACCGCATTGAAAGCCGCCACAAAGTTCATCAAGGAAGACCGCGTGGATGTCCTCATGGGCACCTTCAATGGAGAGGTCGCGCTCGCCGTTTCTGACCTGGCCAAGAAGGAGAACAAGCTATTCATGGTGACCGGCGCGCATGTGCCGGAGTTGACGGGTCCGGGGTGCAACTCGCACACCTTCGTCTTCATGCCGAGTGCCAGGATGTTGTCCAGAGCCGTCACGCCCCATCTCGTAAAGACCTACGGGAATCGCTGGTTCATGATCACGGCGGATACAGTGGACGGCCGGGCGGCGGAGCAGGCCATGGCCGAAGCCCTCCTGGCCGAGGGTGGCGAAGTGCTCGGTTCGGTCAGCATGCCCTTCGGAACCACCGACTTCACGACCGCGCTGGCTCAAGCCAAAACTGCGAAACCCGGCGCCGTCATCCTGAATCTCTACGGCTGGGATCTCGTTCATGCGCTGAAGGCCTATACAGCGGCGGGGCTGGCCAAGGAACAGATCGGAGTGGGCGGAATGATCGGCGGCGAGCAGATCGGCCGCCCGCTCGGGTATGCCAACAACGCGGGGATCTGGGGGTTGATCTGGGACCCGAAGGTCAAGTCCGAGAGCTCGCGACGGTTCATTCAGGGCGTGATCGACAAGTACCATCACACGCCCACATCCCGTTGCTATCACGGGTATGCGGCGATGACGCAAATCCTGGAGGCGATCCAACGGGCTGGGACAACGGAAATGCGGGCCGTGATTAAGGCACTGGAGGGTCATGACTTCGACGGGTTGAAAGAGGGCCGGTCTTACTTTCGCGCCTGGGACCATCAGCACGTCCAGGACGTGCTCGTGGGCAAGGCCTATGGCAAGGAACTGGGGCTGGGCCATTATCAACTGCTGGCCACGGTGTCTGGAGATCTCGTAGCAAGCACGCAAGACCAGACCGTGTGTGCACTGTAGGAGCACATCATGTCGTCAACACATAGTAGCCGTCCTCCTCTTCCTCCCTTCACCTGGGAGACCGCGGTCCAGAAAGTCCGTATGGCCGAGGACGCCTGGAACAGCCGAGACCCCGAGAGCGTGTCGCTGGCCTACAGCGCCGACAGTTCATGGCGGAACCGCGAGGAATTCCTGTCCGGTCGTGAGGCGATCGTTGAATTCCTTCGACGCAAATGGGCAAAGGAGCTGGACTACCGGCTGATCAAGGAACTGTGGACCTTCCACGAAACACGCATGGCCGTACGCTTTGCCTATGAGTGGCACGACCATTCCGGGAATTGGATCCGTTCCTACGGCAACGAAAACTGGGAGTTCGACGAAACCGGTCTCATGCGCCGGCGCATCGCAAGCATCAATGACCTTCCCATTAAAGAGGAGGAACGCCAATACCGCTGGCCGCTGGGCCCTCGTCCCGAGAGCCACCCTTCTCTATCCGACATCGGCCTGTGAAGATAGCGTGAGTGAGGCAAGCAATGGCCTGGCGGACGTCCGCCAGGCCATTAATCGAGGTGCGATCAAGGAAGCGCGACTAGCCCGCAATCCGGCAAGCATGGAAGCGGCCAGAGGAAGAGGCCCTGAGACCATGTTGTTCTAGGCGAAGGAGGTAAAAGGGCCGGACCCCGGATCCCATTTCCCATCCCCACCTTCGGCTAATAAAAGTCACATCCGACTGGGCTCACTCGATGGTCCCAGCTAATCCTCCCTCCGTCATCTCTCGATTCATTTTTTCAACTGTAAGGCAGCTCACAGACCCTTCATGTGGCTAATGGCATGTTGTGCACTAACATATCTCTAAATCTAGATATGTCCATGCGCTTTCAATGGACGAAAGTGCATCAACCCATCTACCACTATCACAAAGGAGGGGCAGCCCATGTCGATGATGTGCAGCATGCAGGGATGCACACAGAAACACGGAATGTGCGGGCATGAAAAGATGATGCTCGTCATGATGGTGATGGCGATGGTCGGTGGAGCGGCCTACTGGCTTCTGGGATAAACGGCCGGCGGCTTCTCCGTACCACTCGCAGCGAGGCATGGGCGGAGCCTGGATGCGGATTGCCAACTGTAAGCTGCCTCACAGCGGCCAGGCCGCATCGGTAGTAGCCTATCGAGACAATGAGTAGCTTCAGGACACATCTCTCGCCGCACTGAAAGGAGGATCGTATGTAGCCGAACTGACTTCGTCCAGAACTGCGCATGTTCGGTATCGAGTGTCATTCCCAATAGCATTGAAACTAACAAAGGAGCATCCTATGAACGCAACGACGAAGAAGAACGCCATGATCCATTCCGCCTTGCTGGTGGCTCTGAGTTTTGCCGGCGCCCAGGCCGCGAATGCCGCTCCGAAGATGGCCGAAATGCCTGCCGGCTGGGAAGCCTGTGGCGGCGTCGCCAAGGCAGGCATGAACGACTGCGCGGTCAAGACCAGCCTCCATTCGTGTGTGGGCCAGTCCAAGACCGACAATGAGGCCGATTCCTATGTGTTCCTGCCGAAGGGGTTGTGCCCCAAGATCGCCAAAGGCACCGTGTTGCCCATTACGAAAGACGATCTGGCGAAGATGAAAGAGATGATGATGAAGAAGATGTAGGACCACACGCGATGTCTCTACAACATCCCGCCCCGATCCCGGCACAAGCCGGGATCGGACTGCGGTCGCATCATTTTCGCGAGATCCTGGACAGCCCGCCGCCGGTGGCCTGGATGGAAACCCATCCGGAGAATTATTTCGGCGAGGGCGGCGCGCCGCTTCGTATCCTTGAACGGCTCAGAGGCCAGTATCCTCTCAGCTTTCACGGAGTCGGCCTGTCGTTAGGCTCCACCGATCCAATCGACCATGCCCACCTCCAGAAACTGAAAGTCTTGTTCGATCGCTTCGAGCCGGCTTTTGTGTCGGAGCATCTGTCCTGGAGTTCCGTCGGCGGCCGCTTCTTCAACGATCTCTTGCCGCTTCCCTATACCGCGGAAAGTTTAGATCATGTCTGCGCCAGAATCGACGAAGTCCAGACATTCTTGAAGCGTCCGATGCTCATCGAAAATATTACCCGCTATCTGACCTGGCAAGATTCTCCGATTCCAGAAAGCTCCTTCATGGCCGAGACAGTCAAGAGAACCGGCTGCGGGATTCTGCTCGATCTGAACAATGTCTATGTCAATGCCATCAACTTCGGCCTGGACCCGCTGGAATTTCTGCGCGCGATTCCAGCCCAGGCTGTGCAGGAAATTCATTTGGCAGGCTTCGATCGCTTCGGACGCCTGCTGATCGATACCCATGGCCAGCCCGTGTATCCGGAAGTCTGGGGCTTGTATGGGTGGGCGATCCGCCACTTCGGCCCGCGCCCGACGTTGATTGAATGGGATACCAATCTCCCGCCGCTTTCCGTGTTAGTGGAACAAGCCGCCCAGGCTGACGCCATTCTTGGAGGTTGCCATGCCGAAGCTGTGTGATCTGCAACAGGCCTTTGCCGAATCCATCATTGAAGGGAAGCACGCTGCGGCCACGGCCGTGATGGCGGCGAACGGATCGGCCCTGCGCAGCGTGACGCTCTACCGACGATTGATTCGGAATAACTTTGTACAGGTGCTGAGAATCACCTATCCGGTGTTGCATCGACTGGTCGGCGATGGCTCTTTCAGTGTGCTCGCGCGCGGATACATCAAACACTATCCCTCGACCTGCGGCGATCTGTTTCCCTATGGGCGCCACCTCCCGGCCTGGCTGGAACAGCTCGAGGCCCCGCCGCTCCTCCCAGAGCTGGCACGGCTCGAATGGGCCTGTCACGAGATGTATCAGGCGGCGGATTCGGCGCCTCTTCCGACAGACCGGCTCCAGGCCATGGTCTCGGCGGATCCCTCGCTCGTCACCATCCAGTTCCATCAGACCGCGCGCTTCCTGTCCTTTTCCCTTCCGGTCCATCGCGTCTGGCAGGCGCTCCAACCGGACATATCGCCGGACGAGGTGATCGACTTGCCGCTTCCTGAGGAGGAGACCGGCGTCATTGTGACACGCAGTGAGGGCCAGGTGCGGGTCACCCCGTTGAACTGGTTGGATTACC comes from Nitrospira sp. and encodes:
- a CDS encoding DNA-binding domain-containing protein — encoded protein: MPKLCDLQQAFAESIIEGKHAAATAVMAANGSALRSVTLYRRLIRNNFVQVLRITYPVLHRLVGDGSFSVLARGYIKHYPSTCGDLFPYGRHLPAWLEQLEAPPLLPELARLEWACHEMYQAADSAPLPTDRLQAMVSADPSLVTIQFHQTARFLSFSLPVHRVWQALQPDISPDEVIDLPLPEEETGVIVTRSEGQVRVTPLNWLDYHLLEALSQGASVASIERFAREAESGFDFTRLMTTLLNLQAIAGISVKEGL
- a CDS encoding DUF692 domain-containing protein; translation: MSLQHPAPIPAQAGIGLRSHHFREILDSPPPVAWMETHPENYFGEGGAPLRILERLRGQYPLSFHGVGLSLGSTDPIDHAHLQKLKVLFDRFEPAFVSEHLSWSSVGGRFFNDLLPLPYTAESLDHVCARIDEVQTFLKRPMLIENITRYLTWQDSPIPESSFMAETVKRTGCGILLDLNNVYVNAINFGLDPLEFLRAIPAQAVQEIHLAGFDRFGRLLIDTHGQPVYPEVWGLYGWAIRHFGPRPTLIEWDTNLPPLSVLVEQAAQADAILGGCHAEAV